A window from Puniceicoccus vermicola encodes these proteins:
- a CDS encoding helix-turn-helix domain-containing protein — MASIRCIFVAEIPMKANAPCPIHSHHCTELVYYAKGSGELVQNNNHYPYRQGQITVSPPNVPHSDIPHQDGRQICVGISGCDSEDLRPNVWDNTPKTIGATFEQLLSELKGPPGDLKQRRLDLLSGWILVELQKIQREEHETSSLPHPVKTAREILDTRYHETLDLSDLAAEIYISADHLRHLFKQNLGESPLHYLIRKRLDVACELLTFTDLPVQEIAAQVGLENPYYFSRLFKKRLGKTPSEYRQEKRSS; from the coding sequence ATGGCCTCTATCCGCTGTATTTTCGTTGCTGAAATTCCAATGAAAGCGAATGCTCCCTGCCCGATTCATTCTCACCACTGCACGGAACTAGTCTACTACGCGAAAGGATCAGGAGAGCTCGTTCAGAACAATAACCACTACCCTTATCGGCAGGGCCAAATCACAGTCAGCCCGCCAAACGTTCCCCACAGCGATATTCCTCATCAAGATGGCCGACAGATCTGTGTCGGCATCTCAGGATGCGATTCCGAAGATCTCCGACCCAACGTCTGGGACAACACACCCAAAACCATCGGAGCGACTTTCGAACAGCTTCTCTCGGAATTGAAAGGCCCTCCTGGCGACCTGAAACAACGCCGCCTCGACCTGCTCTCGGGTTGGATTCTCGTGGAATTGCAAAAGATCCAGCGGGAAGAGCATGAAACCTCCTCCCTGCCCCATCCAGTCAAGACCGCCCGCGAAATTCTCGACACCCGTTACCATGAAACCCTGGACCTGTCAGACCTCGCCGCAGAAATCTACATCAGCGCCGACCACCTCCGCCATCTGTTCAAACAAAATCTCGGCGAATCTCCCCTTCACTATCTGATCAGGAAACGGCTCGATGTCGCCTGCGAACTCCTCACCTTTACCGACCTTCCGGTGCAAGAGATCGCCGCTCAAGTGGGCCTCGAAAACCCCTACTACTTTTCCCGGCTCTTCAAAAAGCGTCTCGGCAAGACTCCTTCGGAATACCGACAGGAAAAACGATCCTCTTAA
- a CDS encoding zinc-binding dehydrogenase, whose product MPEFADAIVFSSVNEVSHQTVELPPCGPDEIVCETLYTFVSPGTELRVLGGQYSKPKDFPLVPGYSAVARVLEVGTEVSGIRVGDLVSGRNPKAVAGVGAMWGGQASRHVYATRGEDRIVLLPKEADPLDYVVAEVAAISHRGIDAARPRAEETAVVIGQGMIGTFSAAWLLNHGCRVIVCDVDAGRLEKARSRGVAEAVNMMDEDAMGRLEFLLNGGADIVVESSGTSAGIQAAYRLLRKKPQAYGDDYKVEPIGFYGDDWPRLVVQANYIDEVSINPFSFFSGEGVTVLTPSDRGVEDRQKVVEAIRSGHLSGRDFVDLVLPYKEAASGYRKLLEREVSSVAFSWQSEKK is encoded by the coding sequence ATGCCTGAATTTGCCGACGCGATTGTTTTCTCATCTGTCAACGAGGTCTCTCACCAGACTGTCGAACTGCCTCCGTGTGGTCCTGATGAGATCGTTTGCGAAACCTTGTACACTTTCGTCTCTCCTGGAACCGAACTGCGAGTGCTTGGAGGGCAGTATTCAAAGCCTAAGGATTTTCCACTCGTTCCCGGATACTCGGCGGTTGCCCGGGTTTTAGAAGTTGGAACCGAGGTTTCGGGGATTCGGGTGGGCGATCTCGTTAGTGGCCGGAATCCCAAGGCGGTTGCGGGAGTTGGCGCCATGTGGGGAGGTCAGGCCAGTCGTCATGTTTATGCGACTCGGGGAGAAGACCGGATCGTTCTTCTGCCGAAGGAGGCGGATCCGCTGGACTACGTAGTTGCCGAAGTGGCGGCGATCAGTCATCGTGGAATCGATGCGGCACGACCGAGGGCGGAGGAAACCGCAGTGGTCATCGGTCAGGGGATGATCGGTACGTTTTCCGCCGCCTGGCTCTTGAATCACGGCTGTCGGGTGATCGTATGCGATGTGGACGCAGGACGACTGGAAAAGGCTAGGAGTCGAGGAGTGGCCGAAGCGGTCAATATGATGGACGAGGATGCCATGGGACGTCTGGAGTTTCTTTTAAACGGAGGAGCTGACATTGTGGTCGAGTCTTCCGGTACATCCGCCGGAATTCAGGCCGCCTATCGACTGCTGCGCAAGAAGCCTCAGGCTTATGGAGACGACTACAAGGTCGAGCCGATCGGCTTCTATGGGGACGACTGGCCCCGCCTTGTCGTGCAGGCGAACTACATTGACGAGGTCTCAATCAATCCATTTTCCTTTTTCTCCGGCGAGGGGGTCACCGTTCTTACTCCGAGCGATCGGGGAGTGGAAGATCGTCAGAAGGTCGTGGAGGCCATTCGCTCCGGGCACCTGTCTGGACGGGATTTCGTCGATCTGGTCCTTCCTTACAAGGAGGCCGCAAGTGGTTATCGGAAATTGCTCGAGCGGGAGGTGAGTTCGGTCGCCTTCTCGTGGCAGTCCGAGAAGAAATAA
- a CDS encoding Gfo/Idh/MocA family protein, which translates to MSDTDIRSAIIGLGSSEEGRGGVHSISYCHGWAHTATSGIELVGGCSRQQKNVDDFLAEFPGCEGDRNYRNMLEELKPDLVVICAFATTREEMVMAALENEAKAIWIEKPLALDLPTAKRIMKAAAEKGVRLFVSHQRRYGLPFEWFRDASSKVGIVQGGDIVQPMPNFLDFGPHLVDAALFALGESCSLRSVFGAVDWSETGEWHGIPHEKQLLGTAHFLDDFRITVEVGSDTPGKSPILRIHGSEGFAELHLSPPPGAASVFRASYAGEEAIRCPSTEENFHHGEDEALYMKRAVVDVVKALRSGGSTRIDVGEAYRGMEIIHGIYQSAKEGRALKADEL; encoded by the coding sequence ATGAGTGATACAGATATTCGGTCGGCGATCATCGGTCTCGGTTCTTCGGAAGAGGGAAGAGGCGGGGTCCATTCTATTTCTTACTGTCATGGCTGGGCGCACACAGCGACTTCAGGCATAGAACTCGTGGGTGGCTGCAGCCGCCAGCAGAAGAACGTCGATGATTTTCTCGCTGAGTTCCCAGGATGTGAGGGCGATCGAAACTACCGGAATATGCTGGAGGAGCTGAAGCCGGACCTGGTGGTGATCTGCGCCTTCGCCACGACTCGGGAAGAGATGGTCATGGCCGCGTTGGAAAACGAAGCGAAGGCGATCTGGATCGAAAAACCATTGGCCCTCGATCTGCCGACGGCGAAGAGAATCATGAAAGCGGCCGCAGAGAAAGGCGTCCGGCTCTTTGTGAGTCATCAGCGGCGATACGGATTACCGTTCGAATGGTTTCGCGACGCGTCGTCGAAGGTTGGGATCGTTCAAGGGGGGGACATCGTCCAGCCAATGCCCAATTTTCTGGATTTTGGCCCTCATCTCGTCGATGCGGCCCTGTTTGCACTCGGAGAATCGTGCTCATTGCGGTCCGTCTTCGGGGCCGTGGACTGGTCGGAGACGGGGGAATGGCACGGCATTCCTCATGAGAAACAGTTGCTCGGCACGGCCCATTTTCTCGATGATTTCCGGATTACCGTGGAAGTGGGGTCGGATACGCCGGGCAAGTCTCCGATCCTCCGTATTCACGGAAGCGAGGGATTTGCCGAGCTGCACCTCTCGCCGCCACCGGGAGCAGCCAGCGTCTTTCGCGCTTCTTATGCGGGTGAAGAGGCTATCCGTTGTCCTTCGACGGAGGAAAACTTCCATCACGGCGAGGATGAAGCTCTCTACATGAAGCGCGCTGTAGTGGATGTCGTAAAGGCGTTGCGGAGCGGGGGTAGCACTCGGATTGATGTCGGGGAAGCATATCGCGGAATGGAAATCATCCACGGCATCTATCAGTCGGCAAAAGAGGGCCGAGCGCTGAAAGCTGATGAGCTTTAG
- a CDS encoding alpha-L-fucosidase, translating into MTNSWSYSSTDNLWKPPATIIRSLINCVSKNGNLLINVCPDGNGIVPEQAVETMREVGAWMKKNGESIYGAGAADYPTPEWGRYTQKGETLYAHVTDQPIGNISLRGLRGRVREGRLVATNTDVLICEYWNPEVQTLDGPEDIFFNFARPTAWTYPLPDESATVVAFRLNDDEGTRTERQRLDEVRMRI; encoded by the coding sequence TTGACGAACTCCTGGTCGTATTCCTCGACGGACAACCTCTGGAAACCGCCGGCAACGATCATTCGCTCCCTCATCAATTGCGTCTCGAAGAACGGCAACCTTCTGATCAACGTTTGTCCGGATGGCAACGGAATCGTCCCGGAGCAGGCGGTGGAGACGATGCGGGAGGTCGGTGCCTGGATGAAGAAAAACGGCGAGTCGATTTACGGAGCCGGTGCAGCCGATTATCCAACACCGGAATGGGGCCGATATACGCAGAAGGGAGAGACTCTCTACGCGCATGTCACGGATCAGCCTATCGGAAACATCAGCTTGCGTGGCCTGCGGGGTCGAGTCCGGGAGGGGCGACTGGTGGCTACCAATACCGATGTGTTGATTTGCGAATACTGGAATCCCGAAGTGCAAACCCTCGACGGGCCGGAGGATATTTTCTTCAATTTTGCCCGTCCCACCGCCTGGACATACCCGCTACCGGATGAGAGTGCTACGGTCGTCGCGTTTCGGTTGAACGACGATGAGGGGACCCGGACCGAACGGCAACGGTTGGATGAGGTCCGGATGCGGATCTGA
- a CDS encoding sugar-binding protein: MSSDGEIKILAEGKVLTTVFLPFSFRNTETGEKQWVDPVRDYPKEYFSRKDRTFEHVEDVLKTTKTLHVGDGEELTLSTSLELLPDGLISLSYKWDAPPEPYKLIPRTAILSVPFFEIEGTSIQLDGTDYPITSTSDGTVAKSKDFVRLKVYPESPSGSFTLLGTNDSGSLTAEVRAGQNELWFRIREAPETHCIRFLIDIREGAELKNSSQLAGGIDFLSTDDLVMPDYAGSRNLLLNPSFEQGLYSYDLLQRTKLPQEWGVLPFKLNDQDSWDASYSLELAAPESTSKDFRFIGMPMRTMAIPLSPGRYTFSVYAKSSGSAQLSIWFPNSAWVGNRKTSLPINWQSWKEAGAQKVFQLSRDWTRYSLTFEVPQSMPVFAAFGSDSPDGQSQVWIDGLQLERGSETSPYTTRPVAGRFRTSQEGNFLEPSDPLDASLEVVGPPETAGTARISVKDFFGQTLVQDEFEFSSDQKGHARIPLSWNERFPSGIFVVKASYELANGTKSYDLHRFAIMDFLENKHRLKGHFSDEYGDDLSERFDFLTLLDRYRKIGIGGKPHTYRWDEKAVWDAYTDAGFMTMDSVMSQRIAPYTGVHKKVEGFAFLNESKVNGLRPDDPRILLSDFNHDANGEITPEWLQQFKDTVATLAAEHPWVPIWSLGNEVYANYPVEWWSEDGDPEKAFRKYAILQQAFIQGVKQGNPEAQVYQGAPSNMNPNGGIAETAHTLAELNEIGSTKFDWIGIHNYRKSPESPDLDADAQTFFDMLAENGYGDTPVFWPEGMHYGPYTIPQWGIRSASWLPPSCWYYGTLSYDMGWSEKVSAAWRARSWLVSLKYQDKVKTFTSSSYINNLDMDIEYTPFATQKISNTLGNLLGDAEFREDIRFASYLRCYIFEDAQERPVAAIWCHHPKLDAGMMSAPAVEANFTPGQNVKIFDLMEAPREFNPDPQGRFTFPVSSFPVFFLGEPGTLKSFIKTFKQASVISGEGVSPLQLSARPMAKDRFEISATNLLSRDFVGTMTTGSKMVKLTVPSSSRAKAVLPLPTPLQNDLIVEEHIPVNLNSEKLSMDLDLSFRAFLSEFHPDPIVIDGKLEDWSDLPKIPFSGRLLRNADKISDLDLSGHFQIAWNTHGIFIAVSVEDDLLAIKNWPNAEDRWDNDSLQIYFDTLIDARSHQQQGFDENDYDYTVHPSSDGNSAEVFRRRSPDPQLTLATTAPPDNMIAEDIPAAFQRTREGYTYEIYFPAKYLLPLRLEHGSSFGFSLTLNDKDAPDGPIQSSMTILRDGQDSYNRPDLWPAVLLWNKD; this comes from the coding sequence ATGTCATCCGATGGTGAGATTAAAATTCTCGCAGAGGGAAAGGTTCTGACAACCGTTTTTCTGCCCTTCTCTTTCCGAAATACCGAAACGGGAGAGAAGCAGTGGGTAGATCCCGTACGGGATTATCCAAAGGAATATTTCAGCCGGAAAGATCGAACTTTCGAACATGTAGAAGACGTTCTCAAGACTACCAAAACCCTTCATGTGGGCGACGGAGAGGAACTAACTCTTTCGACCTCGCTTGAGCTCCTGCCAGACGGTCTGATTTCCCTGTCGTATAAATGGGACGCCCCCCCAGAACCCTATAAATTGATCCCTAGAACCGCCATTTTATCTGTTCCGTTCTTCGAAATCGAAGGGACCTCGATTCAACTCGACGGGACCGATTACCCGATCACCTCGACGAGCGACGGAACCGTAGCGAAATCGAAAGACTTCGTTCGACTCAAAGTCTATCCAGAGTCGCCTTCCGGTTCATTCACCCTACTCGGAACGAACGATTCCGGCTCCCTCACCGCTGAAGTGCGTGCTGGACAAAATGAATTGTGGTTTCGCATTCGCGAAGCACCGGAAACCCACTGCATTCGCTTCCTGATTGATATCCGAGAGGGCGCGGAGTTGAAAAACTCCTCGCAGCTAGCCGGGGGGATCGACTTCCTCTCCACCGACGACCTAGTCATGCCCGACTACGCGGGTTCCCGAAATCTTCTTCTCAATCCCTCTTTTGAACAAGGACTCTACTCGTATGATCTTCTTCAACGAACCAAACTGCCACAAGAGTGGGGCGTACTCCCCTTCAAACTGAATGATCAGGATTCTTGGGACGCTTCTTACTCATTAGAATTGGCAGCTCCAGAGTCCACAAGTAAAGACTTCCGTTTTATCGGCATGCCGATGCGCACCATGGCGATTCCCCTATCTCCAGGAAGATATACTTTCAGTGTTTACGCGAAATCAAGCGGATCTGCGCAATTGAGTATATGGTTTCCCAATTCGGCCTGGGTAGGAAACCGCAAGACAAGTTTGCCAATAAATTGGCAAAGCTGGAAAGAAGCCGGAGCACAAAAGGTATTCCAGCTCTCCCGGGATTGGACCCGCTACTCGCTTACCTTTGAAGTCCCTCAATCGATGCCAGTATTTGCCGCGTTCGGTTCCGACTCACCCGACGGTCAATCGCAAGTCTGGATCGACGGGCTGCAACTGGAACGGGGCAGTGAGACCTCGCCTTATACGACCCGCCCGGTCGCCGGTCGTTTTCGAACCTCACAAGAGGGGAACTTCCTCGAACCATCGGACCCTCTTGACGCCAGTCTGGAAGTAGTCGGCCCTCCCGAGACGGCAGGCACGGCACGAATCAGCGTGAAGGATTTCTTCGGCCAAACCCTCGTCCAAGACGAATTTGAATTTTCCTCCGATCAAAAGGGTCATGCGAGAATTCCGCTGTCTTGGAACGAGCGGTTCCCCTCCGGAATTTTTGTAGTGAAGGCCTCTTACGAGCTAGCGAATGGAACCAAATCTTATGACCTTCATCGATTTGCGATCATGGACTTTCTCGAAAACAAGCATCGATTGAAGGGACATTTCTCCGACGAATACGGAGATGACCTCAGCGAACGCTTCGACTTTTTAACACTACTCGACCGCTACCGTAAAATCGGCATCGGCGGAAAGCCTCACACCTATCGCTGGGACGAAAAGGCCGTCTGGGACGCCTATACCGATGCAGGGTTTATGACCATGGACTCCGTCATGAGTCAGAGAATAGCTCCCTACACCGGCGTACATAAGAAGGTTGAAGGTTTTGCTTTCCTCAATGAATCCAAAGTAAACGGTCTCAGACCCGACGATCCTCGTATTCTGTTAAGCGACTTCAACCACGACGCGAATGGCGAAATCACTCCAGAATGGCTTCAGCAATTTAAAGATACCGTTGCCACTCTAGCTGCGGAGCACCCTTGGGTTCCGATCTGGTCACTCGGCAACGAGGTGTATGCCAACTATCCCGTGGAATGGTGGTCGGAAGATGGAGACCCTGAGAAAGCCTTCCGCAAATACGCAATCCTCCAGCAAGCATTCATCCAAGGAGTGAAGCAGGGCAATCCAGAGGCCCAAGTCTATCAAGGAGCCCCTTCCAATATGAATCCTAATGGAGGCATCGCCGAAACCGCCCATACTCTAGCTGAACTCAATGAGATCGGTTCGACAAAGTTCGATTGGATTGGAATTCACAATTATCGGAAATCTCCAGAAAGCCCGGATCTTGATGCCGACGCCCAAACATTCTTCGATATGCTTGCGGAAAACGGATATGGAGATACACCCGTCTTCTGGCCAGAAGGGATGCATTACGGACCCTACACGATTCCTCAATGGGGAATTCGATCCGCTAGTTGGCTGCCTCCGAGTTGCTGGTATTACGGTACGCTCTCCTATGACATGGGCTGGAGCGAAAAGGTTTCCGCCGCTTGGCGGGCACGTAGCTGGTTAGTCTCCCTAAAGTATCAGGACAAGGTCAAGACCTTCACATCCTCATCTTACATTAACAATTTGGACATGGATATCGAATATACTCCCTTTGCGACTCAGAAGATCTCGAACACATTGGGAAATTTATTGGGAGATGCAGAGTTTCGGGAGGATATTCGTTTCGCTTCTTATTTGAGGTGTTATATTTTCGAAGACGCTCAAGAAAGACCCGTAGCAGCCATCTGGTGCCACCATCCGAAACTGGACGCGGGCATGATGTCCGCACCTGCGGTCGAGGCCAATTTCACCCCCGGACAAAACGTCAAGATCTTCGATCTGATGGAAGCTCCTCGAGAATTTAATCCTGACCCTCAAGGCCGATTCACCTTTCCCGTCTCTTCATTTCCAGTTTTCTTTCTGGGTGAACCCGGCACCCTCAAGAGTTTCATAAAAACTTTCAAACAGGCATCCGTAATCTCAGGCGAAGGAGTATCCCCATTGCAACTGAGCGCCCGACCCATGGCAAAAGACCGATTTGAGATTTCGGCAACCAACTTATTGTCGAGAGATTTTGTCGGAACCATGACAACCGGATCAAAAATGGTGAAACTCACCGTCCCCTCATCCTCACGGGCAAAGGCGGTTCTCCCGCTACCGACTCCCCTACAGAACGATCTAATCGTAGAAGAGCACATTCCGGTAAATCTCAATTCAGAGAAGCTTTCGATGGATCTAGATCTGAGTTTTCGAGCATTCCTTAGCGAATTTCATCCGGATCCGATCGTCATTGATGGTAAACTTGAGGACTGGAGCGACCTACCGAAAATTCCCTTCTCCGGTCGACTTTTGAGAAATGCGGATAAAATATCCGATCTAGATCTTTCAGGACATTTCCAAATTGCCTGGAATACGCATGGAATATTCATCGCTGTATCCGTCGAGGACGACCTTCTGGCAATTAAAAATTGGCCCAATGCCGAAGACCGCTGGGACAATGATTCGCTCCAAATCTACTTTGATACCCTCATCGACGCTCGGTCCCATCAACAGCAAGGATTCGACGAAAACGATTATGACTATACCGTCCATCCGAGTTCCGACGGAAACAGTGCCGAGGTATTCCGTCGACGGTCTCCCGACCCTCAATTGACTCTCGCCACCACGGCACCGCCAGACAATATGATCGCCGAAGATATTCCGGCAGCCTTTCAAAGAACCCGTGAAGGATACACCTATGAAATCTATTTTCCCGCAAAGTATCTATTACCACTTCGGCTGGAACATGGCTCTTCCTTCGGATTCTCTTTAACCTTAAACGACAAAGACGCCCCAGATGGGCCAATCCAATCTTCCATGACGATTTTGCGCGATGGACAAGATTCATACAACCGACCGGATCTATGGCCAGCAGTGCTTCTCTGGAACAAGGACTAA
- a CDS encoding glycoside hydrolase family protein, protein MDPDRGLFSRILPVPKNGGFRMDGYWVWCGSVIRGEDGLYHMFASRWPTNLPMFSGYVLNSEIVRAVSVAPEGPYQFADRVLPDSPPEAWDGRMAHNPTVHRCGDKFLLFYIGSTFAGPLEQDDPDEAGEQVKQSYAGIRIGLAISSSVKGPWKILSKPILEPRPNHWDANIVTNPAPCVREDGSIILYYRSNTPDGLRIGVAGADFYEGPYRRLSEDPVLRFEGGDYVEDPYVWWAGNHYQMLAKDMLGGITGEYHAGAHFHSSDGLLWEPMKPAKAYSRNITWTDGSTEKLGSLERPQLLFDEEGEPICLFVAAADGPGGFRNANNTWNLAIPFQRPTQANTPANRT, encoded by the coding sequence ATGGATCCCGATAGAGGTCTGTTTTCGCGAATTCTTCCCGTCCCCAAAAACGGAGGTTTTCGCATGGATGGCTATTGGGTATGGTGTGGATCGGTGATCCGCGGAGAGGATGGACTCTATCATATGTTTGCCTCACGATGGCCCACGAATCTCCCGATGTTCTCAGGATATGTCTTAAACTCCGAAATTGTTCGAGCCGTATCCGTGGCTCCGGAAGGACCATATCAATTTGCGGATCGAGTTCTACCCGATTCTCCTCCAGAAGCATGGGACGGACGCATGGCCCATAATCCCACCGTCCACCGATGCGGAGATAAATTTTTACTTTTTTATATTGGCTCTACGTTTGCAGGGCCGCTTGAACAAGACGACCCAGACGAGGCTGGCGAACAGGTCAAACAGAGCTATGCCGGCATTCGAATCGGATTAGCCATTTCTTCTTCAGTCAAAGGCCCTTGGAAAATATTGTCTAAGCCCATTCTAGAACCTCGCCCCAATCACTGGGACGCGAATATTGTCACGAATCCGGCACCGTGCGTTCGCGAAGACGGAAGCATCATTCTCTATTATCGTTCCAATACCCCGGATGGATTGCGGATAGGCGTCGCCGGAGCGGACTTCTACGAAGGCCCTTACCGACGACTCTCCGAGGACCCAGTTCTACGCTTCGAAGGAGGAGACTACGTTGAGGATCCCTATGTCTGGTGGGCGGGAAACCACTATCAGATGCTTGCGAAGGACATGCTTGGCGGAATTACAGGCGAGTATCACGCCGGAGCGCATTTTCACTCGTCCGATGGCTTGCTTTGGGAGCCGATGAAGCCGGCAAAAGCTTACTCGCGTAACATCACCTGGACAGATGGATCCACCGAAAAACTCGGTTCACTGGAAAGACCGCAACTCCTGTTCGATGAGGAAGGGGAGCCGATTTGTCTTTTTGTCGCCGCCGCTGATGGACCAGGAGGCTTTAGAAATGCTAATAACACCTGGAATCTCGCCATACCGTTTCAACGCCCAACCCAGGCAAACACCCCGGCCAACCGGACATAG
- a CDS encoding LacI family DNA-binding transcriptional regulator, with protein MPHSKFSPGAQNIPTMKDVAKAVGVHQTTVSRALRNASSVSPAMREKIRETADRMGYRTNPLLSALGTLRRKRADTLYETPIAYLLHESQASARHLKGAQDAARQRGFKIDLFHYSDSASVQRINRILTARNILGIIIGPLPQAHGHFQLDWERFCTVVIEYSFNEPRFDRVVTDSYRTMLMAVEHCLEHGYQRIGLVLSKVVDDRNEGLLSAAYWREQMRWRSMTGLPILILEEWNENKFEKWMKKASPEVIVTSNTLIYDISGWLKQNRYHVPKNMGLLNLNVANNRIYSGICQDSPAIGATAAALLIEKLNHNDSGIPVRRKTILTDGIWQDGRTLRHLDGASKVRKK; from the coding sequence ATGCCCCATTCAAAATTTTCTCCCGGTGCCCAGAATATTCCTACAATGAAGGATGTGGCCAAAGCTGTTGGGGTTCACCAGACTACCGTGTCACGAGCTTTGAGGAATGCTTCTTCGGTTTCGCCTGCCATGCGGGAAAAAATTCGTGAGACGGCCGATCGGATGGGATATCGCACGAATCCATTGCTTTCGGCATTGGGAACCTTGCGGCGAAAGAGGGCCGATACGCTTTACGAAACGCCGATTGCTTACCTGCTACATGAATCCCAGGCCTCCGCGCGTCATTTGAAGGGAGCGCAGGACGCAGCCAGGCAGCGGGGATTTAAAATCGATCTTTTTCATTATTCCGATTCGGCAAGTGTGCAGAGAATCAACCGGATTTTGACGGCTCGTAACATTCTGGGAATTATTATCGGTCCTCTTCCTCAGGCCCATGGCCATTTTCAATTAGATTGGGAGCGATTCTGCACCGTTGTGATCGAGTATTCCTTCAACGAGCCCCGTTTTGATCGGGTGGTAACCGACAGTTACCGGACAATGTTGATGGCTGTGGAACATTGTCTGGAGCACGGGTATCAACGAATCGGTTTGGTCCTCTCGAAGGTCGTGGATGACCGCAACGAGGGCCTCTTGTCTGCAGCTTATTGGCGGGAACAAATGCGGTGGCGTTCGATGACAGGTCTTCCGATCCTGATCTTGGAGGAATGGAATGAGAACAAATTTGAGAAATGGATGAAGAAAGCTTCTCCTGAAGTGATCGTGACCTCGAACACTTTGATCTATGATATCTCCGGTTGGCTGAAACAGAATCGATATCATGTGCCGAAGAATATGGGACTTCTGAATCTGAACGTTGCGAACAACAGAATCTATTCGGGCATCTGTCAGGACTCTCCTGCAATCGGAGCGACGGCGGCGGCTCTCTTAATCGAAAAGTTGAATCATAATGATAGTGGAATTCCGGTGCGACGGAAGACGATCCTCACAGACGGAATCTGGCAGGATGGACGGACGCTTCGACATCTCGACGGAGCGAGTAAGGTTCGGAAAAAGTAA
- a CDS encoding LacI family DNA-binding transcriptional regulator, which produces MADVARKAGVHRSTVSRSLKNDPRISDKIKKHVQETAEEMGYRPNPLISALGALRTHHNRITLPLTLGYIQRGNRPLLEQFRGAVEMANHNGYKVEEFRINEKMSADRLNKILVNRNIRGLILAPLPEAHGSFSLDWERFATVTMEYSFTSPRFDRIVPDSFQSVIQIMDQCMALGHSRIGLLLTRTVHERNERLLTAAYRQYTQENHPTSALPPLIVESSDQTEQLKDWIITQRPQVVISSNHLIPEVETCLSELEIKVPEEIGIINLNTFPESQKYTGTSLDARMMGAQSVAQLIHKLNNNQYGIPSSRITIQMDIEWIEGQTLLPASKMSSPRIHVKSPQQHSPRVRAK; this is translated from the coding sequence ATGGCAGATGTCGCCCGGAAAGCGGGCGTCCACCGGTCCACCGTGTCCCGATCTCTGAAAAACGATCCTCGAATCAGTGACAAAATTAAGAAACACGTCCAAGAGACTGCCGAAGAAATGGGATATCGCCCCAATCCCTTGATTTCTGCGCTCGGCGCGCTTCGGACCCATCACAATCGTATCACTTTGCCTTTAACTCTCGGATATATCCAACGGGGAAATCGCCCCCTATTAGAACAATTCAGAGGTGCGGTCGAAATGGCAAATCACAACGGCTACAAGGTGGAAGAATTTCGAATTAATGAAAAAATGAGCGCCGACAGACTCAACAAGATTCTCGTAAACCGGAATATTCGGGGCCTGATTTTAGCACCGCTTCCAGAGGCACACGGATCGTTCTCGCTCGACTGGGAACGGTTCGCAACCGTAACGATGGAATACTCGTTCACCTCTCCCCGGTTCGACCGTATTGTTCCGGACAGCTTTCAATCTGTCATCCAAATAATGGATCAATGCATGGCATTGGGGCATTCGAGGATAGGACTCCTACTCACCCGCACCGTACATGAACGGAATGAACGCCTGCTGACTGCGGCCTACCGACAATACACGCAAGAAAACCACCCGACGTCCGCTTTACCTCCGCTGATTGTGGAATCTTCCGACCAGACCGAACAGCTTAAAGATTGGATCATAACCCAGCGGCCTCAAGTCGTGATCAGCTCCAACCATCTCATCCCGGAAGTGGAAACCTGTCTATCCGAACTGGAGATCAAGGTGCCGGAAGAGATCGGAATCATCAACCTGAATACATTCCCTGAATCACAGAAATATACGGGAACAAGCCTGGATGCTCGGATGATGGGTGCGCAGTCTGTCGCCCAACTCATTCATAAACTTAATAACAATCAATATGGCATTCCCTCCTCTCGAATTACCATACAGATGGACATCGAGTGGATTGAGGGCCAGACGTTGCTGCCAGCATCAAAGATGTCTTCGCCGAGAATTCATGTAAAGTCTCCTCAACAACATTCGCCAAGGGTAAGAGCCAAGTAA